In Juglans regia cultivar Chandler chromosome 13, Walnut 2.0, whole genome shotgun sequence, the following proteins share a genomic window:
- the LOC108989582 gene encoding metal-nicotianamine transporter YSL3 — MQEEELNEIGNSEREDIEQIREEPEDLKRVTPWKRQITIRGLLASLVIGIIYSVIVMKLNLTTGLVPNLNVSAALLAFVFIRTWTALLEKAGIVSIPFTRQENTIIQTCAVACYSIAVGGGFGSYLLGLNTKTYEQAGVDTEGNTPGSTKEPGIGWMTGFLFVSSFVGLLALVPIRKIMIIDYKLTYPSGTATAILINGFHTPKGDVMAKKQVHGFTKFFSFSFVWAFFQWFYSGGDLCGFAQFPTFGLKARKNSFYFDFSMTYIGAGMICSHLVNLSLLLGAVLSWGVMWPLIKGLKGDWYPGTLSESSMKSLNGYKVFISISLILGDGLYNFLKILYFTATNIHAEVNKKKLKSSSPDDQNQPLDDLRRNEVFIRESIPIWVACTGYILFSILSIIVIPLMFPELKWYYVVVAYVLAPSLSFCNAYGAGLTDMNMAYNYGKVALFVLAALNGKNNGLVAGLVGCGLIKSIVSISSDLMHDFKTGHLTFTSPRSMLVSQAIGTAIGCVVAPLTFSLFYKAFDVGNPNGEYKAPYAIIYRNMAILGVEGFSALPHHCLQLCYAFFAFAIAANLLRDLNPKGIGKWVPLPMAMAVPFLVGAYFAIDMCMGSLIVFAWHKLNGKQASLMVPAVASGLICGDGLWILPSSILALAKIHPPICMNFFPSR; from the exons ATGCAAGAAGAAGAATTGAATGAGATCGGGAATTCTGAGAGAGAGGACATCGAGCAGATTCGAGAAGAGCCAGAGGACTTGAAGAGAGTCACACCATGGAAGAGACAGATAACAATTCGAGGACTTCTAGCTAGCTTAGTTATCGGAATCATTTACAGTGTGATAGTGATGAAGCTTAATCTCACTACTGGGCTAGTCCCCAACCTCAATGTCTCGGCTGCTCTCCTTGCATTTGTCTTCATCAGGACATGGACTGCACTGCTCGAGAAAGCAGGAATTGTATCAATTCCATTCACTCGACAGGAGAATACCATAATTCAGACTTGTGCAGTGGCATGTTATAGCATTGCTGTTGGAG GTGGTTTTGGGTCTTATCTGTTGGGTTTGAATACAAAGACATATGAACAAGCAGGGGTTGATACAGAGGGGAATACTCCTGGGAGCACCAAGGAGCCTGGGATTGGTTGGATGACTGGTTTCCTTTTTGTAAGCAGCTTTGTTGGGCTGTTGGCATTGGTTCCTATCAGAAAG ATCATGATAATTGACTACAAATTAACTTATCCAAGTGGAACTGCTACTGCGATTCTCATTAACGGGTTCCATACTCCAAAAGGAGATGTGATGGCGAA GAAGCAAGTTCATGGGTTCACAAAGTTCTTTTCATTTAGTTTTGTATGGGCTTTCTTTCAATGGTTCTATTCTGGTGGAGATCTATGCGGATTTGCTCAGTTTCCTACATTTGGATTGAAAGCTCGGAAAAACTC ATTTTACTTTGATTTCAGTATGACCTATATTGGAGCAGGAATGATCTGTTCCCATCTCGTGAACTTGTCTTTACTTCTTGGTGCCGTGCTCTCTTGGGGAGTTATGTGGCCACTGATAAAGGGGCTAAAAGGGGATTGGTACCCTGGAACTTTATCAGAAAGCAGTATGAAGAGTCTTAATGGTTACAAG GTTTTTATTTCCATTTCCCTGATCCTGGGAGACGGGCTTTACAATTTTCTCAAGATACTGTACTTCACTGCCACAAACATCCATGCAGAAGTGAACAAGAAGAAACTTAAATCAT CATCTCCGGATGACCAGAATCAGCCTCTTGATGATCTGCGACGAAACGAGGTATTCATAAGAGAGAGCATTCCCATATGGGTGGCATGTACAGGGTACATACTCTTCTCCATTTTATCCATCATTGTGATTCCACTCATGTTCCCTGAGTTGAAGTGGTATTACGTAGTCGTTGCCTATGTTCTTGCACCCTCTCTTAGCTTCTGCAATGCTTATGGTGCGGGTTTAACTGACATGAACATGGCGTACAATTATGGCAAAGTGGCTCTTTTTGTGCTTGCTGCCTTGAATGGAAAAAACAATGGCTTGGTTGCAGGACTTGTTGGCTGTGGTTTGATTAAATCCATAGTTTCCATCTCTTCTGATTTGATGCACGATTTCAAGACTGgtcatctcactttcacttcCCCTCGATCAATGCTTGTAAGCCAAGCTATTGGGACAGCAATAGGCTGTGTGGTAGCtcctctcactttctctctcttctacaAGGCTTTTGATGTTGGGAACCCAAATGGAGAATACAAAGCCCCTTATGCCATCATTTACCGGAACATGGCAATTCTAGGCGTTGAAGGCTTCTCTGCCCTACCCCATCATTGCTTGCAACTCTGCTATGCGTTTTTTGCCTTTGCCATAGCAGCCAACTTGCTGAGAGATCTTAACCCCAAGGGTATTGGGAAATGGGTTCCTCTTCCGATGGCTATGGCTGTGCCTTTCCTTGTTGGTGCTTACTTTGCAATTGATATGTGTATGGGGAGTTTGATTGTGTTCGCATGGCACAAGCTAAATGGCAAGCAGGCCAGTTTGATGGTTCCTGCAGTTGCTTCTGGTTTGATATGTGGAGATGGATTATGGATTCTCCCTTCATCAATCCTTGCTTTGGCCAAGATACATCCTCCCATCTGCATGAACTTCTTTCCATCCAGGTAG
- the LOC108989585 gene encoding cytochrome b5-like, whose translation MALKPKVYQFEEVVTHNETKDCWLIISGKVYDVSAFMEDHPGGSEVLLGATGKDATNDYEDVGHSESAKELMAKYAIGDIDASTVPKKRTYIPPKQAPYNPDKTSDFVVNILQFLVPLLILGLAFAVRQFSKKE comes from the exons ATGGCTTTGAAACCAAAAGTTTACCAATTTGAAGAAGTGGTGACGCACAACGAGACCAAAGATTGTTGGCTTATTATATCTGGGAAG gTTTATGATGTATCTGCATTCATGGAAGATCATCCTGGAGGTTCTGAAGTCCTATTGGGTGCAACAG GGAAGGATGCAACAAATGATTATGAAGATGTGGGTCACAGTGAGTCTGCTAAAGAATTGATGGCAAAATACGCCATTGGTGACATCGATGCATCCACTGTTCCGAAAAAACGTACTTACATTCCACCCAAGCAAGCTCCTTACAACCCTGATAAGACTTCCGATTTTGTGGTTAACATTTTGCAGTTTCTTGTTCCGCTCCTGATATTGGGTTTAGCCTTCGCCGTCCGACAGTTCTCCAAGAAAGAGTAG
- the LOC108989583 gene encoding GTPase-activating protein gyp7-like isoform X1: MFSNNHHHHHHHHNSPTFSGGGGGWLWLMARISATDAVVVFTALAGVAVVAAVVFTARRGHLKSPWSRKKRKHALSPHQWRSLFTPDGKLSDGGVKFLKKVRSGGINPSIRADVWPFLLGVYDLNSSKEERDNIRTQKRKEYEKLRRQCRRLLKHSKDSVNLNEFGRISCDGYSGSLAQDTDSPSSEDVVSARESLSSEERSSDVEFSNNHPNALLGGDDSARRNTNADASTLDTDSLDSDSSEEPEVSQTFPSTEGTGENDPDMICKEDSSPSRTEVSTKYRNDEDFASWQRIIRLDAVRANSEWIPYSPCQAEISEVRACRSAEAVGLKDYDHLEPSRIFHAARLVAILEAYALYDPEIGYCQGMSDLLSPIISVIAEDHEAFWCFVGFMRKARHNFRLDEVGIRRQLNTVSRIIKSKDSHLYRHLEKLQAEDCFFVYRMVVVLFRRELTFEQTICLWEVMWADQAAIRAGISKSAWGRIRQRAPPTDDLLLYAIAASVLQRRKLIIEKYSSMEEILRECNSMAGHLDVWKLLDDAHALVVTLHDKIETSF, from the exons ATGTTCAGcaacaaccaccaccaccaccaccaccaccacaacaGTCCCACCTTTTCAGGCGGCGGCGGCGGCTGGCTCTGGTTGATGGCGCGGATATCCGCGACCGATGCGGTGGTGGTTTTCACGGCGCTTGCCGGAGTCGCCGTGGTCGCGGCTGTAGTTTTCACCGCGCGTAG gGGTCATCTCAAGTCACCGTGGTCacgaaagaaaagaaaacatgccCTCTCACCTCATCAATGGAGAAGTTTATTTACGCCAGATGGGAAGCTCAGTGATGGCGGAgttaagtttttgaaaaaagttCGCAGTGGA GGTATCAATCCAAGTATTAGGGCAGATGTTTGGCCTTTCCTTCTAGGAGT CTATGATTTGAACAGTTCCAAAGAAGAAAGAGATAATATAAGAACTCAGAAAAG AAAGGAGTATGAGAAACTTCGCAGACAATGCCGGCGACTTCTAAAACATAGTAAAGATAGTGTTAATTTGAATGAATTTGGTAGAATAAGCTGTGATGGGTACAGTGGGAGCCTCGCCCAGGACACAGATTCTCCTAGTTCCGAAGATGTGGTTAGTGCGAGGGAATCCCTTTCTAGTGAGGAAAGGAGCTCAGATGTAGAATTCTCCAACAACCACCCTAATGCATTATTGGGAGGAGACGATAGTGCGAGACGAAATACAAATGCTGATGCCTCCACACTTGACACTGATTCATTGGACTCAGACTCCTCTGAAGAACCTGAAGTCAGTCAGACTTTCCCCTCCACAGAAGGAACAGGAGAGAATGATCCTGATATGATTTGCAAGGAGGATTCTTCTCCCTCGAGGACAGAGGTCTCGACAAAATATCGCAATGATGAAGATTTTGCCTCTTGGCAGCGGATCATCCGCCTTGATGCTGTACGTGCTAATTCAGAATGGATTCCATACTCCCCATGTCAAGCTGAAATTTCAGAGGTTAGGGCATGCCGTTCTGCTGAGGCAGTGGGGTTGAAGGATTATGATCACCTGGAACCCAGCAGGATCTTCCATGCTGCCCGACTTGTTGCTATTCTTGAAGCATATGCACTCTATGATCCTGAAATTGGTTACTGCCAGGGCATGAGCGATCTTCTTTCTCCAATAATTTCAGTCATTGCGGAGGATCACGAGGCATTCTGGTGTTTTGTGGGATTCATGAGGAAGGCTCGGCATAATTTTAGGCTTGATGAGGTGGGAATCCGGAGGCAACTCAATACCGTTTCAAGGATAATCAAGTCCAAGGACTCTCACCTTTACAGACACTTGGAGAAGCTCCAGGCTGAggattgtttttttgtttatagaatGGTGGTGGTACTATTTAGGAGagaattaacattcgaacagaCCATTTGTCTCTGGGAGGTAATGTGGGCAGACCAGGCAGCCATTCGAGCTGGGATTAGCAAGTCTGCGTGGGGCAGGATAAGGCAGCGAGCCCCACCAACAGATGATTTGTTACTTTATGCAATTGCAGCTTCGGTATTGCAACGGAGGAAATTGATTATTGAGAAGTATAGCAGCATGGAGGAGATTTTAAGGGAGTGTAATAGCATGGCCGGGCATCTTGATGTGTGGAAGCTTCTAGATGACGCTCACGCCTTGGTGGTGACCCTCCATGACAAGATAGAGACATCCTTCTGA
- the LOC108989583 gene encoding GTPase-activating protein gyp7-like isoform X2: MKALRRSHTSSSSSNSNSNSSPSSSWIHLRSVLFIVASSSPASCSSSDRGHLKSPWSRKKRKHALSPHQWRSLFTPDGKLSDGGVKFLKKVRSGGINPSIRADVWPFLLGVYDLNSSKEERDNIRTQKRKEYEKLRRQCRRLLKHSKDSVNLNEFGRISCDGYSGSLAQDTDSPSSEDVVSARESLSSEERSSDVEFSNNHPNALLGGDDSARRNTNADASTLDTDSLDSDSSEEPEVSQTFPSTEGTGENDPDMICKEDSSPSRTEVSTKYRNDEDFASWQRIIRLDAVRANSEWIPYSPCQAEISEVRACRSAEAVGLKDYDHLEPSRIFHAARLVAILEAYALYDPEIGYCQGMSDLLSPIISVIAEDHEAFWCFVGFMRKARHNFRLDEVGIRRQLNTVSRIIKSKDSHLYRHLEKLQAEDCFFVYRMVVVLFRRELTFEQTICLWEVMWADQAAIRAGISKSAWGRIRQRAPPTDDLLLYAIAASVLQRRKLIIEKYSSMEEILRECNSMAGHLDVWKLLDDAHALVVTLHDKIETSF; the protein is encoded by the exons ATGAAAGCTCTAAGACGAAGTCACACTTCGTCGTCGTCTTCGAATTCCAACTCGAATTCCTCTCCTTCTTCGTCGTGGATTCATTTGCGTTCGGTTCTATTCATTGTTGCGTCTTCCTCACCAGCTTCTTGTTCTTCCTCTGATCG gGGTCATCTCAAGTCACCGTGGTCacgaaagaaaagaaaacatgccCTCTCACCTCATCAATGGAGAAGTTTATTTACGCCAGATGGGAAGCTCAGTGATGGCGGAgttaagtttttgaaaaaagttCGCAGTGGA GGTATCAATCCAAGTATTAGGGCAGATGTTTGGCCTTTCCTTCTAGGAGT CTATGATTTGAACAGTTCCAAAGAAGAAAGAGATAATATAAGAACTCAGAAAAG AAAGGAGTATGAGAAACTTCGCAGACAATGCCGGCGACTTCTAAAACATAGTAAAGATAGTGTTAATTTGAATGAATTTGGTAGAATAAGCTGTGATGGGTACAGTGGGAGCCTCGCCCAGGACACAGATTCTCCTAGTTCCGAAGATGTGGTTAGTGCGAGGGAATCCCTTTCTAGTGAGGAAAGGAGCTCAGATGTAGAATTCTCCAACAACCACCCTAATGCATTATTGGGAGGAGACGATAGTGCGAGACGAAATACAAATGCTGATGCCTCCACACTTGACACTGATTCATTGGACTCAGACTCCTCTGAAGAACCTGAAGTCAGTCAGACTTTCCCCTCCACAGAAGGAACAGGAGAGAATGATCCTGATATGATTTGCAAGGAGGATTCTTCTCCCTCGAGGACAGAGGTCTCGACAAAATATCGCAATGATGAAGATTTTGCCTCTTGGCAGCGGATCATCCGCCTTGATGCTGTACGTGCTAATTCAGAATGGATTCCATACTCCCCATGTCAAGCTGAAATTTCAGAGGTTAGGGCATGCCGTTCTGCTGAGGCAGTGGGGTTGAAGGATTATGATCACCTGGAACCCAGCAGGATCTTCCATGCTGCCCGACTTGTTGCTATTCTTGAAGCATATGCACTCTATGATCCTGAAATTGGTTACTGCCAGGGCATGAGCGATCTTCTTTCTCCAATAATTTCAGTCATTGCGGAGGATCACGAGGCATTCTGGTGTTTTGTGGGATTCATGAGGAAGGCTCGGCATAATTTTAGGCTTGATGAGGTGGGAATCCGGAGGCAACTCAATACCGTTTCAAGGATAATCAAGTCCAAGGACTCTCACCTTTACAGACACTTGGAGAAGCTCCAGGCTGAggattgtttttttgtttatagaatGGTGGTGGTACTATTTAGGAGagaattaacattcgaacagaCCATTTGTCTCTGGGAGGTAATGTGGGCAGACCAGGCAGCCATTCGAGCTGGGATTAGCAAGTCTGCGTGGGGCAGGATAAGGCAGCGAGCCCCACCAACAGATGATTTGTTACTTTATGCAATTGCAGCTTCGGTATTGCAACGGAGGAAATTGATTATTGAGAAGTATAGCAGCATGGAGGAGATTTTAAGGGAGTGTAATAGCATGGCCGGGCATCTTGATGTGTGGAAGCTTCTAGATGACGCTCACGCCTTGGTGGTGACCCTCCATGACAAGATAGAGACATCCTTCTGA